TAGAACGGACTGTCCCCTCAGACAAAGGCTGTCCTGCAGGGATGTGGGGTGAGGGAGGCAAAACTCTGGGCGCCAGACCTCTGACACTTCTCGTCCTTGTCCACCTCGCCCTCCTCCCCGTAGGTTCCAGGCAGAGGGTGGTTATGTGCTGTACCCACAGATCGGGGACCGGCTAGACCTGCTCTGCCCCCGGGCCCGGCCTCCTGGCCCTCACTCCTCTCCTAATTACGAGTTCTACAAGCTGTATCTGGTAGGGGGTGCCCAGGGCCGGCGCTGCGAGGCGCCCCCTGCCCCAAATCTCCTTCTCACTTGTGACCGGCCAGATCTGGATCTCCGCTTCACCATCAAGTTCCAGGAGTATAGTCCTAACCTCTGGGGCCACGAGTTCCGCTCCCACCATGACTACTACATAATTGGTACTGCCGGGCAGAGGGCAGGGTCGAGTGGGGAGGTGCTGCTGGgatggagggcagaggagggaggggatccCTGGAGCGGCCCCCCTCAGACCCTCGGGTGGTGTCAGGGCCAGGCAGGGAGACGCAATAGGGGTAGACTGTGGCGTGCCAGCTTCTCCCTGGTTCTCGTCTCCCAGCCACGTCGGACGGGACCCGGGAAGGCCTGGAGAGCTTGCAGGGAGGTGTGTGCCTCACCAGAGGCATGAAGGTGCTTCTCCGAGTGGGACAAAGTGAGTGGGGCTGGGGCACACCTCCTAAGAGCCGAGGGAGGTTGAGGCAGAACCATCGCGGTCAGGGGGCTGCTGTCTCAGCCCCTCTCTCGGGTCTTCTCCATCTCCAGGTCCCCGAGGAGGGGCTGCCCCCCGAAAGCCTGTGTCTGAGATGCCTGTGGAAAGAGACCGAGGGGCGACCCAcagcctggagcctgggaagGAGAACACCGCAGGTAGGGACCAGGGGTCCAGCCTCCTGCCTTCCCTGGCCTCCTCTGCTCTCCGCCCCCCGACCAGTGCCCTACCTTCACCCTCTCCCTCCGTCTTCAGTTTTGGGGGCGGTGATACAGGAAAGAGGAGAGCGGacgggagggtgggaggggagtggAAGCCAAATGAGGAAAAGACTCAATTAGAACTAATTAGCCAAGTCAGCGCTTCAATCAGTGCTGTCAGAGGAGGGGGGAGGACTCCTTGGCACGGAGCTGAAGGGCTGGACACACCTGGATTCTGAGCGGGGCTTgctggggaggggaagtggggtCCCCAAGGGGCCCGGGCACTGCTGTGGAAGCCCATGGGGACCCCCAAGGCTGGGTGTGCAGCTGCCCGGGTGGCTCCTtcagcccctccccctctttcctccttcacccctTCCCTGCCAGGTGACCCCTCCAGCAATGCAACCTCCCGGGGTGCTGaaggccccctgccccctcccagcatGCCTGCAGTGGCCGGGGCAGCAGGGGGGCTGGCGCTGCTCTTGCTGGGcgtggcaggggctgggggtgccaTGTGTTGGCGGAGACGGCGGGCCAAGCCTTCGGAGAGTCGCCACCCTGGTCCTGGCTCCTTCGGGAGGGGAGGGTCTCTGGGCCTGGGGGGTGGAGGCGGGATGGGACCTAGGGAGGCTGAGCCTGGGGAGCTAGGGATAGCTCTGAGGGGCGGTGGGGCTGCAGACCCCCCCTTCTGTCCCCACTATGAGAAGGTGAGTGGCGACTATGGGCATCCTGTGTACATCGTGCAGGATGGGCCCCCCCAGAGCCCTCCAAACATCTACTACAAGGTATGAGGGCTCCTCCGACCTGGCTCTCCTGGATCCAGCCCTTTGCGGGGTGCTCCTCCAGTTTAATTCATGGTTTGAGAGACACCTCTAGCAACTCctcggccccccccccccgccccaccagctCCTTTGCTCCTCCTGGCTGTTGCCACTTCTCCACTTTTAGGGTTCCCTAGGACATCCACCCAACTACCGCCTGCCCTCTGGTTGGCCGTGTGTGCCCCGCTCTGTCTCTGTGTTCCTGGGTCCTAGTCCCTTGGGGTAGGGGGCAGAGACTCAGCCTCCTCTGCTGACCGTGACCCAGGGATCCTTGTCTCCCTCACCCACTGAGAGCTAGGGGTGGGAacagtctgtcttttggttggtatctctttctttctgcctctcactgtttttctcttctttttttcttctctctctctctctctttcttattttctttctctctctcctgtctctaGGTCTGTTCCTCTTCCCTAGCATCCTCTTCCGTGTATCTCCTTTTATTTATCCTCTTGGCTTCTTATCCTGTGCCTCTCCCATCTCTAGGGTGGGGGCATCAAAGCATTTCTCCCCTCAGCTCCCTCTTCCAACTTCTCTTACCAACCACTCCCCTCAGCCTGCCAAAAATGGGGGCCTTATGGGGAAGGCTCTGGCACTCCACCCCAGCCCACAGGGCATGGGCAGCAgggcctcctcctctgccctgccccaggcctctACGTACTTACTCCAGCCATTTGGGGTGGTTGGGTCACAACAGCTTCCATGAGAAGAAGTGTCCCGTTTTGTCCAGTGGCCGGTAGCGAGCTATGAACCGGTCGGGACACATGTGGACTTGGTCTGATGCTGAACGGGCCACTTGGGACAGGAAGTGACTTGCTCCAGACAAGAAGTGACCAGGCCTGGACAGAAGTGGCCTGGGAAGTGGCAGAAGCAGTGCAGCAGGAACTGGAAGTGCCTTCATCCAGGACAGGAAGTAGCACTTCTGAAATAGGAAGTGGTCTGGCTGGAACCGGAAGTGGCTTAGTCtggggggtttgggggaggtGAGGTGGATGGTTCTTACTCTGTggaggagagggggcaggaagAACTTCCTGTTTCCGGAGGAAGCTGGAACTTACTCGAAGAAGACCGGGTGGACCGAGGAGGGTTTTCCCAGTGTTATTCAGTGGCGTGTGCCAAGATCTCCCTTCCCTTGTTCTCCGTGTTGCTTTTAGGACAGCTAAGGTGACTGCCATCTGCCGTGGCAGGCTCAGTTtgtcttcttcttccctttccataTCCCAGTATAATCTCTGTTACTCAACAGTACAACCCAAGAACCCACGTGTTGTCCCCTGTAACCCAGATGGCTGTCTTGTTCTTCACATCCTCTGTCTCCTACTCCCTTCAGACTCAATACAACTCCCTTCTTAGTGACCATAATGGTGGCCTACTGACTGGTCTAGCTGACAGTGGTCCTTAGCA
The Phacochoerus africanus isolate WHEZ1 chromosome 14, ROS_Pafr_v1, whole genome shotgun sequence DNA segment above includes these coding regions:
- the EFNB3 gene encoding ephrin-B3, with the translated sequence MGAPRSGPGGVRVGALLLLGLGGLVSGLSLEPVYWNSANKRFQAEGGYVLYPQIGDRLDLLCPRARPPGPHSSPNYEFYKLYLVGGAQGRRCEAPPAPNLLLTCDRPDLDLRFTIKFQEYSPNLWGHEFRSHHDYYIIATSDGTREGLESLQGGVCLTRGMKVLLRVGQSPRGGAAPRKPVSEMPVERDRGATHSLEPGKENTAGDPSSNATSRGAEGPLPPPSMPAVAGAAGGLALLLLGVAGAGGAMCWRRRRAKPSESRHPGPGSFGRGGSLGLGGGGGMGPREAEPGELGIALRGGGAADPPFCPHYEKVSGDYGHPVYIVQDGPPQSPPNIYYKV